From the genome of Streptomyces sp. JH34:
TCCTTCGGCGTCCCGGAGAAGTCGCTGATCGCCGTCATCGGCCCCTCGGGCTCCGGCAAGTCCACCCTGCTCAAGGCGCTCACCGGCTACCGGCCCGCCAACCAGGGAGACGTCCTCTACGACAACCGGAACCTGTACAAGCAGTTCGCCGAGCTGAGGCAGCGCATCGGTCTGGTCCCGCAGGACGACATCCTGCACAAGGAACTCACGGTCACCAGGGCTCTGCGGTACGCGGCCAAGCTGCGCTTCCCCGCGGACACCACCGAGGCCGAGCGCACCGCCCGGATCCACGAGGTCCTCGCCGAGCTCAAGCTCGACATCCACAAGGACAAGAAGATCACCTCGCTCTCCGGAGGCCAGCGCAAGCGCGTCTCGGTCGCCCTGGAGCTGCTGACGAAGCCGTCGCTGATCTTCCTGGACGAGCCGACCTCGGGCCTCGACCCCGGCATGGACCGCGACGTCATGCAGCTGCTGCGCGGCCTCGCCGACGACGGCCGCACGGTCCTGGTGGTCACGCACTCCGTGGCCGAGCTGGCCATCTGCGACAAGCTCCTGGTGATGGCGCCCGGCGGTTCCGTCGCCTACTTCGGTCCCCCCGAGGAGGCCCTGAACTTCTTCGGCTACACCAGCTGGGCCGACGTCTTCTCCGCGTTCGAGAACTACCGCGACTACGACTGGGCGGGCCGCTGGCGTGGTTCGCAGCACTACCAGATGTACGCAGCGGACATCGACGCGGTCGCCGCGCAGCCCGTACACATGCCTTCCGCCCAGCAGATCCGCCCGCCGAAGCCCTCGGGCTGGATGGCCCAGCTGTGGACGCTGATGCGCCGCTACGTCTCGGTGATCGCGTCCGACAAGGGGTTCCTGCTCCTGATGGTGCTGCTGCCGGCCGTGCTCGGCGTGGTGAGCGTGGTCATCCCCGCGGAGTTCGGTCTGGCGGAGCCCGATCCGCCCTCCCGGTTCAACGGCAAGGCCGGAACGATCATGCTGATCCTGGCGGTCGGCATGTGTTTCGCGGCCGCCGCCAACTCCGTACGAGAGCTGATCAAGGAACGGGTGATCTACGAGCGGGAGCGGGCCACCGGCCTGTCCCGGTCCGCCTATCTGCTGTCCAAGGTGATCGTCCTCGGAGTGATCACGGCCTTCCAGGGCGTGATCATCTGCGGGATCGGCTTCTCCACCCGCGAGCTGCCGGAGGAGGGCCTCTTCATGCCTCCCGCCGTGGAGATCTGCCTGTCGATCATCGTGCTCGGCTTCACCTCGATGATGTTCGGCCTGATGATCTCCGCGCTGGTGAAGACCGCCGAGAAGACGATGCCGCTGCTCGTCATGTTCGCCATCGTCCAGGTCGTCTTCACCGGTGTGCTCTTCCAGGTCTACGGTTCGCCGGGCCTGGAGCAGTTCGCCTGGCTGATGCCGTCGCGCTGGGCGGTGGCCGCGGCCGGCACGACGCTGGACCTCGCCCACCTCATGCCGCCGTGGGACCCGAAGAACCCGACCGACCTGGACCCGCTGTGGGAGCACTCGGCCGGCCAGTGGGGCATCGACATCACGGTGATGCTCTTCATGAGCGTCGTCCTGTTCGTCGCGGTCTCCCGGATGCTGCGACGCCATGAGCCCGAGGTCATGCGCAAGTAACGGGACCGCGCCGGACCCGGAAACGCCCGAGGGCGGCAACCCCGTGGGGTGCCGCCCTTCGGCATGTGCCGGCCGGTCACGCGACGCTGCGGACCGGCGGGCCCGTTGTGCCAGGCCTTGCTCGGTGCGTGGCTCAGTACGCGCTGTCGACGTTGTCGATCGAGCCGTACTTGTCCGCGGCGTAGTTGGCGGCCGCGGTGATGTTGGCGACCGGGTCGTACTGGTCGTGCTTGGTGCCCTTGACGTGGTAGAAGTCGAAGGTCGGCTTGATGACCTGCAGCAGACCCTTCGAGGGGATGCCGTTGATCGCGTTGATGTCCCAGTTGTTGATGGCACGCGGGTTACCGCTGGACTCACGGATGATGTTGCGGTGCAGGCCCTCGTACGTACCGGGGATCTTCTTCTCGTGCATGATCGACAGGGCCTCGCGGATCCAGCCGTCCAGGTTGTTCGCGAAGACCGGCTTGCGGTCGGCGGCACGGCTGGCCTTCTTGGCGGAACGCTTCTTCGCGTCGGCCTTGGCCTTCGCGGCGGCCTTGCTCTTGGCCTCTGCGACAGCTTTCGCCTTCGCCTCGGCCTTCGCGGCGGCCTTCTTCTTCGCGGCCTCCTCCTTGGCCTTGGCCGCGTCGACGGTCGTGGCGAGACGCTCGGCCGTCGTGTTCTGCGCCAGGCCGGTGGCCTTCAGGCTCTGCGTCTGCGAGCCGGTGTAGGCGACCGGCGCGGCGGCCGCGGCGGCCTGCGGCTCGGTGGAGGCCGACGCGTCGTCCGGGACGAGCGAGAAGGCGACAGCGGCGGCGGCCAGGGTCGAGACCCCCGCGACGGAGAGCTTCTGCGCCTTGTTCAGGCGACGGCTACGGCTGGAGATGCGGGACACGGACATACAGTCGTACCTCTTCGAATAGCAGGGGTCCTCGGCGAGGACGCAGACGGAAGAGCCGGAGGCATCTCCGTCGGGGACAGCTGCAATTCTTAGCGCCAGCAAAATGGCCTGGCAAAGGTGTGACGTACGAAGCCGGGTAGTGGAAGGGGGTCTTGTTCATGCCTCCTTGTCCGGTTTGAACCTTGGCAACTTGCCCGTTTTGGGCAAACTATCCTTCTTCGTAAGTGACGTGGGCCCTATGCCTGGGCTCACATCGGAACCCCTTCCGACTCACGAATAGTTGCTACCGCGATGCGGAGCGTAAGGGGCTTTCCGGGCAGGGGGCAGCAGGAGGTGGGCGTCCCCGAACTCATGCCACAGGTACCGGTGGCCCAGCGCCTCGGCGTATCCCAGCCGCAGCGCCTCCCGCCCCGCCACCGCCTCCAGCATCAGCAGGTGCGAGGCCTCCGGCTCGTGCAGCCCGGTCAGCAGCCCGTCCACGACCTTCACCCCCCGCTGCGGCGTCACCACCAGGTCGGTCCAGCCCGCCGCGGCCCGCACCACCCCGTCCTCGCCGGCCGCCGACTCCAGCGCGCGCACCGCGGTCGTCCCCACGGCGATCACCCTGCCGCCGCCCGCCCGAGCCGCGTTGACCAGCCACGCCGTCGTGCGGGGCACCTCGAAGCGCTCCGGGTAGGGCGGCTCGTGCACCTCGGCCGAGGCCACACCCGTGTGCAGCGTCAGCGGCGCGAACTGCACCCCTCTGCTCACCAGCTCCGCCACCAGCCCCGCCGTGAACGGTCTCGCCGCACTCGGCATCTCCGCCGAGCCGCTCCCGTCGGGCGACGGCACGGCGAACACCGTCCGGTACGCCGACAGCGGCTGGTCCCGCTCCGTGTACGCGTACCGGATCGGCCGCCCGTGCCGCTCCAGCAGATCGGGCACATCCCGCGGAGCCCGCGCCCACCACAGCCTGGCCCCCTCGCCGGGCCCGAGCGGCTCCTCCAGGACCAGAGCGCCGCCGCCCGGGAGCCGGACCACCGCCCCCGCCGGGCCGCCGGGCCGCGGCCTGGTGGTCCCGTCCCCGGCCGGCCGGCGCAGCTCCACCGCCCACCGCCCGTCCTCGCCCCGGGTCGAGAAGTGCACGACGACACGCTCGCCGCCCAGCCGCGCGTTCACCGCGGCCGCCAGCGTCATCGACGTGTTGACCACCAGGACGTCACCGGGCCGGAGCTCCCCGGGCAGATCCCGGAAGGCCCGGTGCGAGACCGCGCGACCGCGCGAGACCAGCAGGCGTACGTCGTCGCGCCCCGAACCCCGCTGCTCGGCCGGGACCCGCGCCGAAAGCTCCGGAGGAACCCGCAGTGCGTCCAGCGCGGTCATCGCCCCGCCCTCCGGCCCATGTCCAGCAGCGCGGACGCCGTGTACCTGCCACCGGGCGGGCGCAGCTCCAGCAGCCGCACGAAGGCGGGTGCCACGTCCTCCGGGCGCGGGCGGGGGCCGGTGTCGTCCGGGACGGCCGCCGTATAGAGGTCCGTCGCCATGTCACCCGGGTCGACCGCCCACACGCGCAGCCCCGGCTCCTCCGCCCCGAGCACCGCGGCCAGCTGGTCGAGCGCGGCCTTCGACGCCCCGTAACCGCCCCAGGTCCCGTACGGCTCGGTCGCCGCGTCCGAGCTCACCGTGACCACCGCCCCGGCCGCCGAGGCCCGCAACAGAGGCAGCGCCTCCTGCACGAGTCCGAGCGCCGCCACCACGTTCGTCTCCAGCGCCCGCCTCAGCCCCTCCAGGGGCAGCTCCTCCAGCCGCACGAGCGGTTCGGCGCCCAGAGCGCTCGCGTTGCTCACCAGGAGGTCGAGCCCGCCCAGCTCCCCGGCGGCCGCCACCAGGGCCTCGCGGTGCGACGGGTCCGTCACATCCCCGGCCACCGCCACGACACGGGCCCCGTGGCGCCCGCCCAGCTCCGCCGCGGTCGAGCGGAGCGCCTCCGCCGACCTGGCACCCAGCACCAGATCCCATCCTCGCCGTGCCAGAGCCGCGCCCAGCGCGCGCCCCAGCCCCTTCGTCCCACCCGTGACCACCGCGACCGGCATGAGAGCCATCCCCTTGAACCTCGTACGAGCTCCGACGCCCTCCAACCTAGGAATCCGCCGGGCCCCGCCGCCTCGTCCGCCGGCCGCAACGCCGCACGGCACTTCGGCCTAGGACCGAGGCCCCGTACGAGGGAGGCCCACAGCCCGATACGGCCCCCGCACCCCCGCCGGTACGGTGACCACATGAGTCATCGCCCACCGTCGGGCCTCGCCGCGGTCAGCGCCGCGCTGCTCGCCATGAACCGGCACCTGGAGATGAGGGACGTCCTCAAGACGATCGTCGCCTCGGCCCGGGAACTGCTCGACGCCGAGTACGCCGCCCTCGGCGTGCCGGACGACCACGGCGGCTTCGCCCAGTTCGTCGTCGACGGCGTCAGTGACGACCGGTGGAAGGCCATCGGACCGCTGCCCCGACAGCACGGCATCCTCGCCGCGATGCTCCACGAGGCGAAGCCCCAGCGCCTCGCCGACGTCCGCCAGGACCCCCGGTTCGAGGGGTGGCCGGACGCCCACCCCGACATGTCCGACTTCCTCGGCCTCCCGATCCAGGACGGCGACGAGACCATCGGCGCGCTCTTCCTCGCCAACAAGCGCTGCCCCAAGCCCACGGGCGGCTGCGGATTCACGCAGGAGGACGAGGAACTCCTGGAGGTCCTCGCCCAGCACGCGGCCATCGCCCTCACCAACGCCCGGCTCTACGAACGCAGCCGTGAGCTGACCATCGCCGAGGAGCGCTCCCGGCTCGCCCACGAGCTGCACGACGCCGTCAGTCAGAAGCTCTTCTCGCTCCGGCTCACCGCCCAGGCCGCCGCGGCACTCGTCGACCGCGACCCGGCGCGCGCCAAGGGCGAGCTCCAGCAGGTCGCCGCCCTGGCCGGGGAGGCAGTGGACGAGCTGCGCGCGGCAGTCGTCGAGCTGCGCCCCGCGGCCCTGGACGAGGACGGTCTGGTCGCCACGCTCCGCACCCAGATCCAGGTCCTGGACCGGGCCCACAGCGCCCGGGTCACCTTCGGGAGCGCGGGTGTGCGGGCGCTGCCGTCCGCCCAGGAGGAGGCCATGCTCCGGGTCGCACAGGAAGCCCTGCACAACGCCCTGCGCCACTCCGGAGCCGGGCAGGTCGACGTCAGCCTCGCCCGGCACACCTCCGCCACGGTGCTGCGGGTCACCGACGACGGCTGCGGCTTCGACCCGCACGTGGTCAGGCGCGCGGGCCGGCACCTGGGCCTCGTCTCCATGCGCCACCGGGCCGGCGGCGTCGGCGGCCGGCTCACCGTCGACTCGGAGCCCGGCAGGGGCACCACGATCCAGATGGAGGTCCCCTGTGGCTGACAAGGTCATCAAGGTGCTGCTGGTCGACGACCACCAGGTGGTCCGCCGGGGACTGCGCACGTTCCTCGAGATCCAGGACGACATCGAGGTCGTCGGGGAGGCGTCGGACGGGGCCGAGGGCGTCGCCAGGACCGAGGAGCTGCGGCCCGACGTCGTCCTCATGGACATCAAGATGCCCGGTACGGACGGCATCGAGGCGCTGCGCAGGCTCAGGGCGCTTGACAACCCGGCCAGGGTGCTGATCGTCACCAGCTTCACCGAGCAGCGCACCGTCGTGCCCGCGCTGCGGGCGGGGGCATCGGGCTACGTGTACAAGGACGTGGATCCGGACGCCCTGGCCGGCGCGATCCGCTCGGTCCACGCGGGTCACGTCCTGCTCCAGCCGGAGGTCGCGGGGGCGCTGCTCGCCCAGGAGGACACGGGCGGCGGCACGGGCCGGGGGAGCACCCTCACCGAGCGGGAGCGGGAGGTGCTCGGTCTGATCGCCGACGGCCGCTCCAACCGTGAGATCGCCCGGGCGCTGATCCTGTCGGAGAAGACGGTGAAGACCCACGTCTCCAACATCCTGATGAAGCTCGACCTGTCGGACAGGACCCAGGCCGCGCTCTGGGCGGTCAGGCACGGGGCGGCGGGCTGAGGGGAGCCGCCGCGAGCCGCCGCCGGACCATCGGACGGTTCCACTCCGGTCCGGGAGTCATACCGTCGGGTGCACGCCACCCTTACGGCGCATCCTCCGCGGGGTGGCGCCCTCTCCATGCGTGCCGCGTGCCGCGTGCTTCGTGCGGCGGCCGGGGGGCGGGGGGCGGGGCCGTCGGCGGGACGGCACCGCCCCGCCGACGGTCCGCGATCAGCGGCCCCGCTCCTCCACGTACGCGTTGTACGCCGCGACCTGCGCCCGCCTGGCCACCCGCTCCACCGGCCGCAGCGCCTCTCCCCGGGCCGCGATCTCGGACGCGCTCACCGCGCCGCCGTGCCCGTTCTCATGGGCCACCGACACCAGCAGCCCCACCCGCTGGGCCAGCTCCAGCACTCGCACCGCCCGCGGCGGATAGCCCGGGGCCAGCACCTCCCGCCCCCGCTCCGCCCGGGCCCGGTACGCGTCCACCGCGGCCTCCGCGACCGGGCCGGAGCCGGCGAGGTCCAGCCGCGACAGCACCGCCGTGGCATCCCGCAACGCCTCTGCGAGCTCCCGCTCCGCCTCACCCAGCGACGGCACGTCGGCGGGCGGTGCCTCCCGGACCGGCAGGCACCGCCAGACCACCTCCACGTGCAGATCCCCGGCGGGCCCCGCCTCGCTGACCTCCGGTACGAGCCCGTACGGCGCCCCGGACGTGACGACCGCCTCCTCCGCCTCCAGCGCCCGGGCGTTGAAGTCCGGCGGCCCGCTGAGCCCCAGCGGGTGACCCGGCACCGGCAGCGCGACCCGGAAACCCGTCGCACCCAGCCCCCTCAGCCGCCCGAGCGCCAGCGTGAGCCCCACGGGCCCCGTCTCACCCGGCAGCCCCTCGACCCGGTGCACCGCGTCCTCGCCGACGATCGCGAGCGCGGCGTCGTCCGGTGACACAAGTCCGGCCAAAAGCGCGTTTCCCCATGCGGCAAGCCGCCCTGA
Proteins encoded in this window:
- a CDS encoding FHA domain-containing protein, with translation MGRGVPELVLELNGRSWTLDPSRSYTLGRDPQGDMTIDDARVSWRHATISWNGRGWSIEDHGSTNGTYVQGRRVQQTEIAAGTSVHLGNATDGPRLNLTAAAGAGAPGVKAAGAQQPQGAAGWPAAPAQQQAPAHQAPQQAAWQQTPQMQQQPPVPHQQNRGGVPVAGAPGGAAGAPPVYGDRSPTTFHQLDLGRVMRIGRALENELVVSDLQVSRLHAEFRATPDGRFEIRDLGSHNGTYVNGQPLSKSGSALIGPNDIVGVGHSAFRLVGDRLEEFVDTGEVSFSARHLTVTVDGGKDILKDVSFGVPEKSLIAVIGPSGSGKSTLLKALTGYRPANQGDVLYDNRNLYKQFAELRQRIGLVPQDDILHKELTVTRALRYAAKLRFPADTTEAERTARIHEVLAELKLDIHKDKKITSLSGGQRKRVSVALELLTKPSLIFLDEPTSGLDPGMDRDVMQLLRGLADDGRTVLVVTHSVAELAICDKLLVMAPGGSVAYFGPPEEALNFFGYTSWADVFSAFENYRDYDWAGRWRGSQHYQMYAADIDAVAAQPVHMPSAQQIRPPKPSGWMAQLWTLMRRYVSVIASDKGFLLLMVLLPAVLGVVSVVIPAEFGLAEPDPPSRFNGKAGTIMLILAVGMCFAAAANSVRELIKERVIYERERATGLSRSAYLLSKVIVLGVITAFQGVIICGIGFSTRELPEEGLFMPPAVEICLSIIVLGFTSMMFGLMISALVKTAEKTMPLLVMFAIVQVVFTGVLFQVYGSPGLEQFAWLMPSRWAVAAAGTTLDLAHLMPPWDPKNPTDLDPLWEHSAGQWGIDITVMLFMSVVLFVAVSRMLRRHEPEVMRK
- a CDS encoding transglycosylase SLT domain-containing protein is translated as MSVSRISSRSRRLNKAQKLSVAGVSTLAAAAVAFSLVPDDASASTEPQAAAAAAPVAYTGSQTQSLKATGLAQNTTAERLATTVDAAKAKEEAAKKKAAAKAEAKAKAVAEAKSKAAAKAKADAKKRSAKKASRAADRKPVFANNLDGWIREALSIMHEKKIPGTYEGLHRNIIRESSGNPRAINNWDINAINGIPSKGLLQVIKPTFDFYHVKGTKHDQYDPVANITAAANYAADKYGSIDNVDSAY
- a CDS encoding S-adenosylmethionine:tRNA ribosyltransferase-isomerase, which translates into the protein MTALDALRVPPELSARVPAEQRGSGRDDVRLLVSRGRAVSHRAFRDLPGELRPGDVLVVNTSMTLAAAVNARLGGERVVVHFSTRGEDGRWAVELRRPAGDGTTRPRPGGPAGAVVRLPGGGALVLEEPLGPGEGARLWWARAPRDVPDLLERHGRPIRYAYTERDQPLSAYRTVFAVPSPDGSGSAEMPSAARPFTAGLVAELVSRGVQFAPLTLHTGVASAEVHEPPYPERFEVPRTTAWLVNAARAGGGRVIAVGTTAVRALESAAGEDGVVRAAAGWTDLVVTPQRGVKVVDGLLTGLHEPEASHLLMLEAVAGREALRLGYAEALGHRYLWHEFGDAHLLLPPARKAPYAPHRGSNYS
- a CDS encoding SDR family oxidoreductase, translating into MPVAVVTGGTKGLGRALGAALARRGWDLVLGARSAEALRSTAAELGGRHGARVVAVAGDVTDPSHREALVAAAGELGGLDLLVSNASALGAEPLVRLEELPLEGLRRALETNVVAALGLVQEALPLLRASAAGAVVTVSSDAATEPYGTWGGYGASKAALDQLAAVLGAEEPGLRVWAVDPGDMATDLYTAAVPDDTGPRPRPEDVAPAFVRLLELRPPGGRYTASALLDMGRRAGR
- a CDS encoding GAF domain-containing sensor histidine kinase, with protein sequence MSHRPPSGLAAVSAALLAMNRHLEMRDVLKTIVASARELLDAEYAALGVPDDHGGFAQFVVDGVSDDRWKAIGPLPRQHGILAAMLHEAKPQRLADVRQDPRFEGWPDAHPDMSDFLGLPIQDGDETIGALFLANKRCPKPTGGCGFTQEDEELLEVLAQHAAIALTNARLYERSRELTIAEERSRLAHELHDAVSQKLFSLRLTAQAAAALVDRDPARAKGELQQVAALAGEAVDELRAAVVELRPAALDEDGLVATLRTQIQVLDRAHSARVTFGSAGVRALPSAQEEAMLRVAQEALHNALRHSGAGQVDVSLARHTSATVLRVTDDGCGFDPHVVRRAGRHLGLVSMRHRAGGVGGRLTVDSEPGRGTTIQMEVPCG
- a CDS encoding response regulator transcription factor; translation: MADKVIKVLLVDDHQVVRRGLRTFLEIQDDIEVVGEASDGAEGVARTEELRPDVVLMDIKMPGTDGIEALRRLRALDNPARVLIVTSFTEQRTVVPALRAGASGYVYKDVDPDALAGAIRSVHAGHVLLQPEVAGALLAQEDTGGGTGRGSTLTEREREVLGLIADGRSNREIARALILSEKTVKTHVSNILMKLDLSDRTQAALWAVRHGAAG